In Helianthus annuus cultivar XRQ/B chromosome 9, HanXRQr2.0-SUNRISE, whole genome shotgun sequence, the following are encoded in one genomic region:
- the LOC110878727 gene encoding probable WRKY transcription factor 13 — MLNQGFLEDHEMGLFPFPANMISFPLDSSSQTLKSLSPSNPLPQHSKPEQDCTSHFQASHLLPLQTSNTNYWAWGEVSELISNKILGMSRDDHHLGVSGMKMKKFKSRRKVREPRFCFKTMSDVDVLDDGYRWRKYGQKVVKNTQHPRSYYRCTQDSCRVKKRVERLAEDPRMVITTYEGRHAHSPSLNEEDVEVNPSKFNSFFWL; from the exons ATGCTCAACCAAGGGTTTTTAGAAGATCATGAAATGGGTTTGTTTCCATTTCCTGCAAACATGATCTCCTTTCCCTTAGATTCCAGCAGTCAAACCCTAAAATCCCTGTCCCCTTCTAACCCACTTCCACAACACTCTAAACCAGAACAAGATTGCACTTCTCACTTTCAAGcttctcatcttcttcctttGCAAACTTCAAATACAAACTACTG GGCATGGGGTGAAGTGAGTGAACTAATAAGCAATAAGATATTAGGGATGAGTAGAGATGATCATCATCTAGGGGTTTCAGGAATGAAGATGAAGAAGTTCAAATCAAGAAGAAAGGTAAGAGAGCCAAGGTTTTGCTTCAAAACCATGAGTGATGTTGATGTACTGGATGATGGTTACAGATGGAGGAAATATGGCCAAAAAGTTGTCAAGAACACACAACATCCCAG AAGTTACTACCGATGCACACAAGACAGTTGTCGTGTAAAGAAACGAGTAGAGAGATTAGCCGAGGATCCAAGAATGGTGATAACAACTTATGAAGGCAGACATGCACATTCACCATCACTAAACGAGGAAGATGTAGAAGTTAATCCTTCGAAGTTTAACAGTTTCTTCTGGCTCTAG